AGATCGAGTGCGAAGAGCCCTCCGATGAAGATTCTCCTGACCTTCGGCCTGGCATCGTAACAGAGAAACGCGGCCAGAAAAAAGGGCGGCGCTCTTACCAGAGAGCTCTATGGATCTCGCAAAATCCTTTTATATTATGGAAATCAATCCTCTTCTCACCTTCAGGATGAAAATAGCCTTCAAACATTCCGATGAATTGCCTGAAAATAGCTTTGGCAAGAGGACCTCCATTAATTTTATCGCTTCTCTCGCCTTCAGGCGTGAAAATCAGATCCAGGGTGCCGGTTTCATCGTAGACATGCCAGCGTTTATATGGATCGAGAGGATCGATATCATAAATGACACGAGGCACTCTCGTTCTGTTATTATCTATCCAGAAAGCGTTTTCTGAAAAGAAAGTTTCATTTACAAAGGCGGCGAGATTCGTTCCGATGCTTGTCCCGTCCGGCAGAATTGCACTGAAAGCCGTCCAATACCAGATTGTCTCCCGGCGCAGATACCCCCCCGACCAGTCATATATTGCCGTAACCGTCTCTTTGTCAAAAGGCAGTTTCTCTCCATCGAGGGAGATTTCGATATCCTCCGCTCTCAGGGGAGAGCATTTTTCCGTAAAGGTGAAACGATTGGGATCATTGGGATTGAGAACTCTCAAAGGCCTGTGTTTTTCCATGGAATAGGGAAACCGCCCCTTAATTTTCAGTCGTTTTTTAAAATGGCAATCGATTGTCAGGACGCCTTCGTCTTTATCTTTATCAATAAGAAGCGATGTGCTTCTGCTTTCATACCGGGCTTTGTACGAATCGGGATTCCTTGGGAAATCCATTTTGCGGGAAAAACCGGGACATTTGTCGTCCGATTCCAGAATGATTCCCGAGCCCATTTCATAGAGGAAGCCGAAGACATTTTTTACAGCCCCCAGATCCACTATGGCAAAACCGGCAATGTATTTCCCCGCACTGATGCCGATATAATTGAATTGATGATAAGCCCGTTTTTTCCGGAGCCCTTTGATCTCCCGGTTAAAGAAATCCCTGAGAACGAAGTCTCTGTAATTCCACTCAATAGGTTCATCGATACACCCGTAATTGACTTTATTGTTCTCTCCAATAAGTTGTTTCACTTTAAAATTTCCTCTTAAACCGGCATCTTCACATATGGTTGAAGAGCTTGGTTATTTATACAACATCCTATGTCTGCAGTGTCTCTACCTCTTTATTCCGGAAGAGACTTTGCCTGGCTGAACCTGATTTCACTCCCGGGATCATTCTGATGGCCTGATCTTAATCGATGCAAAAATCAATGCAAATGCAAGCAGTGACAATCCAAGGATCTCAACTTTTATTCTTTTGTAGTTATACATTTCAATAAACTCAAGGACAGCAACAGTAAGAAACAGCACCCATCCGATTATTCCTAATAATATTTTTAATCTCATAACAGAAATTATACATGAAATCATTCAATAACAAACATTTAAATTGTGTCATGTATATGTTTCCTATAAAACTCCACAGATTCGATCAGTCCATCAACTGTTTTTGTTTCGAATATTATTGATTTTATATACTGTCCGGCCATATCCATGATTCGATCAATATTGATTTGACCAGTACCGAGAGGAAGATGATTGTTACTGCCGATTGCATCATGCAGGTGTAAATGATTTATATATTTCTTATTGGCTGCTAAAAATTCAGAATCATTTGTACCACTGGAAAATTCATGTCCGACATCCCAGGTTAGCTTAAAACAATTAATTTTTAATAATTCCTCAACTGCTTTTCTAATAAAC
The Spirochaeta isovalerica genome window above contains:
- a CDS encoding DUF2804 family protein codes for the protein MKQLIGENNKVNYGCIDEPIEWNYRDFVLRDFFNREIKGLRKKRAYHQFNYIGISAGKYIAGFAIVDLGAVKNVFGFLYEMGSGIILESDDKCPGFSRKMDFPRNPDSYKARYESRSTSLLIDKDKDEGVLTIDCHFKKRLKIKGRFPYSMEKHRPLRVLNPNDPNRFTFTEKCSPLRAEDIEISLDGEKLPFDKETVTAIYDWSGGYLRRETIWYWTAFSAILPDGTSIGTNLAAFVNETFFSENAFWIDNNRTRVPRVIYDIDPLDPYKRWHVYDETGTLDLIFTPEGERSDKINGGPLAKAIFRQFIGMFEGYFHPEGEKRIDFHNIKGFCEIHRALW